The proteins below come from a single Harpia harpyja isolate bHarHar1 chromosome 2, bHarHar1 primary haplotype, whole genome shotgun sequence genomic window:
- the LOC128139054 gene encoding BCL2/adenovirus E1B 19 kDa protein-interacting protein 3-like isoform X2: MGARGRHVTGRTAGAERGCTRGAMACAGDDGSWVELRCGQGCLEPEPVPSRFSSCHADVERMLLEAQLETESGDGALLVLGSPAREDDGAGQASEQPGESELLPPCSQPQPGCPHPRQRDVPEEAERRERRLPASLSWACAHHPQHLSPKEFAFVCSPQPVLWSLQGGAVGRKKRLFSSELLLLFIPSLLLSHVLTLGLGIYIGKRLAASSANPL; this comes from the exons ATGGGGGCTCGCGGGCGTCACGTGACTGGCAGAACGGCGGGGGCTGAGCGCGGCTGCACCCGCGGGGCCATGGCGTGCGCCGGCGACGACG GCTCCTGGGTGGAGCTGCGGTGTGGCCAAGGGTGCCTGGAGCCCGAGCCCGTGCCCTCGCGGTTCTCCTCCTGCCACGCCGACGTGGAGCGGATGCTGTTGGAGGCCCAGCTGGAGACAGAGAGCGGTGATGG TGCCCTGcttgtgctgggctccccagcccGGGAAGATGATGGAGCCGGCCAGGCGAGTGAGCAGCCTGGGGAGAGTgagctgctccctccctgcagccagccccagccaggctgccccCACCCCCGGCAG CGGGATGTGCCGGAGGAAGCCGAGCGGAGGGAGCGACGCCTGCCAGCATCCCTCAGCTGGGCCTGTGCCCACCACCCTCAGCATCTGTCTCCAAA GGAGTTTGCCTTTGTGTGCTCCCCGCAGCCGGTGCTGTGGAGCCTGCAGGGAGGTGCtgtggggagaaagaagagaCTTTTCagttcagagctgctgctgctcttcatcccCTCGCTGCTGCTCAGCCACGTGCTGACCCTGGGACTGGG GATCTACATTGGGAAGCGGCTGGCAGCCTCCTCGGCAAACCCGCTGTGA
- the LOC128139054 gene encoding BCL2/adenovirus E1B 19 kDa protein-interacting protein 3-like isoform X1 has translation MHWGGLPDGMGWAQGRAGGQRGGQVGAGLTAPPGSWVELRCGQGCLEPEPVPSRFSSCHADVERMLLEAQLETESGDGALLVLGSPAREDDGAGQASEQPGESELLPPCSQPQPGCPHPRQRDVPEEAERRERRLPASLSWACAHHPQHLSPKEFAFVCSPQPVLWSLQGGAVGRKKRLFSSELLLLFIPSLLLSHVLTLGLGIYIGKRLAASSANPL, from the exons ATGCACTGGGGAGGGCTCCCAGATGGGATGGGGTGGGCCCAGGGCAGAGCGGGTGGGCAGCGTGGGGGCCAGGTGGGTGCTGGGCTGACAGCCCCCCCAGGCTCCTGGGTGGAGCTGCGGTGTGGCCAAGGGTGCCTGGAGCCCGAGCCCGTGCCCTCGCGGTTCTCCTCCTGCCACGCCGACGTGGAGCGGATGCTGTTGGAGGCCCAGCTGGAGACAGAGAGCGGTGATGG TGCCCTGcttgtgctgggctccccagcccGGGAAGATGATGGAGCCGGCCAGGCGAGTGAGCAGCCTGGGGAGAGTgagctgctccctccctgcagccagccccagccaggctgccccCACCCCCGGCAG CGGGATGTGCCGGAGGAAGCCGAGCGGAGGGAGCGACGCCTGCCAGCATCCCTCAGCTGGGCCTGTGCCCACCACCCTCAGCATCTGTCTCCAAA GGAGTTTGCCTTTGTGTGCTCCCCGCAGCCGGTGCTGTGGAGCCTGCAGGGAGGTGCtgtggggagaaagaagagaCTTTTCagttcagagctgctgctgctcttcatcccCTCGCTGCTGCTCAGCCACGTGCTGACCCTGGGACTGGG GATCTACATTGGGAAGCGGCTGGCAGCCTCCTCGGCAAACCCGCTGTGA
- the LOC128139054 gene encoding uncharacterized protein LOC128139054 isoform X3, translating into MHWGGLPDGMGWAQGRAGGQRGGQVGAGLTAPPGSWVELRCGQGCLEPEPVPSRFSSCHADVERMLLEAQLETESGDGALLVLGSPAREDDGAGQASEQPGESELLPPCSQPQPGCPHPRQRDVPEEAERRERRLPASLSWACAHHPQHLSPNRCCGACREVLWGERRDFSVQSCCCSSSPRCCSATC; encoded by the exons ATGCACTGGGGAGGGCTCCCAGATGGGATGGGGTGGGCCCAGGGCAGAGCGGGTGGGCAGCGTGGGGGCCAGGTGGGTGCTGGGCTGACAGCCCCCCCAGGCTCCTGGGTGGAGCTGCGGTGTGGCCAAGGGTGCCTGGAGCCCGAGCCCGTGCCCTCGCGGTTCTCCTCCTGCCACGCCGACGTGGAGCGGATGCTGTTGGAGGCCCAGCTGGAGACAGAGAGCGGTGATGG TGCCCTGcttgtgctgggctccccagcccGGGAAGATGATGGAGCCGGCCAGGCGAGTGAGCAGCCTGGGGAGAGTgagctgctccctccctgcagccagccccagccaggctgccccCACCCCCGGCAG CGGGATGTGCCGGAGGAAGCCGAGCGGAGGGAGCGACGCCTGCCAGCATCCCTCAGCTGGGCCTGTGCCCACCACCCTCAGCATCTGTCTCCAAA CCGGTGCTGTGGAGCCTGCAGGGAGGTGCtgtggggagaaagaagagaCTTTTCagttcagagctgctgctgctcttcatcccCTCGCTGCTGCTCAGCCACGTGCTGA